In Bacteroidota bacterium, a single genomic region encodes these proteins:
- a CDS encoding host-nuclease inhibitor Gam family protein, whose product MIHEGHQFMENLLREIEEKEVVSERAHFDLLLIEVKNLQNEIAKNFEQADKEVKLIQEWALQKNSKLQDKVERIERLLEAFIRASGEKTIDLPNGILKLHKKPDKIEIENLELFLQHARMEMLSRVPETYKPDMAKIKQYCASHMNPPKGVKVTKGQPEFTYKLKEGDHDAERTEEEAGSAIESAGTD is encoded by the coding sequence ATGATACATGAAGGACATCAATTCATGGAAAATCTCCTTCGTGAGATAGAAGAGAAAGAAGTGGTCTCGGAAAGGGCCCACTTCGATCTTCTTCTCATCGAAGTGAAGAATCTTCAAAATGAGATAGCCAAGAACTTCGAACAGGCTGATAAGGAAGTCAAGTTGATTCAGGAGTGGGCTTTACAGAAGAACTCAAAGCTACAGGATAAGGTCGAAAGGATCGAAAGGCTTCTGGAAGCTTTCATAAGAGCTTCAGGCGAGAAGACAATCGATCTCCCGAACGGAATCCTCAAGTTGCACAAGAAACCTGACAAGATCGAGATCGAGAATCTTGAGCTTTTCCTGCAACACGCACGGATGGAGATGCTGTCAAGGGTGCCTGAGACTTACAAACCGGACATGGCAAAGATCAAACAATACTGCGCTAGCCACATGAATCCGCCTAAAGGTGTAAAGGTCACCAAGGGACAGCCGGAGTTCACATATAAACTTAAGGAAGGAGACCATGATGCAGAACGAACAGAGGAAGAAGCTGGATCTGCAATTGAATCAGCCGGTACAGATTGA